From one Pseudanabaena sp. FACHB-2040 genomic stretch:
- the thiS gene encoding sulfur carrier protein ThiS produces the protein MQSTPSQPQVQLQVNGETRTCAPQTGLPAFLEQLGLNPRLVAVEYNGEILHRQYWDHTCLQEGDRLEIVTIVGGGQS, from the coding sequence ATGCAATCGACGCCCTCCCAGCCCCAAGTTCAGCTTCAGGTCAACGGCGAAACCCGCACCTGTGCTCCCCAGACTGGTCTGCCCGCTTTTCTAGAGCAGCTAGGCCTTAATCCTCGCCTGGTGGCGGTGGAATACAACGGCGAAATTCTGCATCGCCAGTACTGGGATCACACCTGCTTGCAGGAGGGCGATCGCCTAGAAATCGTGACTATCGTAGGCGGCGGTCAATCCTAA
- a CDS encoding thiamine phosphate synthase, whose protein sequence is MQERYFERGLGEPVQFTELAIFRILDANLDRAREGLRIVEEWCRFGLNHGVMTEQIKHLRQTLAQWHTPQIRLARDTPGDLGTHLTHPQEAERSSLTAVLQANFCRVQEALRVLEEYGKLYKVEFAAACKNMRYQVYSLESELLGHHRFQQLMRSHTYLVTTPGENLFWAVEAALQGGVSIVQYRDKDTDDSIRLENARQLRELCHRYSALFIVNDRVDLALAIDADGVHLGQQDMPIAVARQILGSQRILGRSTTNPDEMARAIEEGADYIGVGPVYATPTKPGKPAAGLDYVRYAAEHASIPWFAIGSINPDNLTEVIQAGAERVAVVRAIMQAENPTLISQFFVAQLNYQQTLRAARVS, encoded by the coding sequence ATGCAGGAACGGTATTTTGAGCGGGGGTTAGGTGAGCCTGTCCAGTTTACGGAGTTGGCTATTTTTCGCATTCTTGATGCCAACCTGGATCGGGCCAGGGAGGGGCTGCGGATCGTGGAGGAGTGGTGCCGCTTTGGCCTAAATCATGGGGTGATGACGGAGCAGATCAAGCATCTGCGCCAAACCTTGGCCCAATGGCATACGCCGCAGATTCGGCTGGCTAGGGACACTCCGGGAGATCTGGGCACTCACCTGACCCATCCACAGGAAGCTGAACGCAGCAGCCTCACCGCTGTGCTACAGGCAAACTTTTGCCGGGTGCAGGAGGCGTTGCGGGTGCTAGAAGAATACGGCAAGCTCTACAAAGTCGAGTTTGCTGCTGCCTGCAAGAATATGCGCTATCAGGTCTATAGCCTAGAGAGTGAGTTGCTGGGCCATCATCGCTTTCAGCAGCTAATGCGATCGCACACCTACCTGGTCACTACTCCCGGTGAGAACCTTTTCTGGGCAGTCGAAGCGGCTTTGCAGGGCGGCGTTTCCATCGTGCAGTACCGCGATAAGGATACCGATGACAGCATTCGCCTGGAAAACGCTCGGCAATTGAGAGAACTCTGCCATCGCTACAGCGCCCTATTTATCGTCAATGACCGAGTCGATTTGGCCTTGGCTATCGACGCCGACGGCGTGCATCTGGGCCAGCAGGACATGCCCATTGCAGTGGCTCGCCAGATCCTAGGCAGTCAGCGCATTCTAGGTCGCTCCACTACCAACCCTGATGAAATGGCCCGCGCCATTGAAGAAGGCGCTGACTATATCGGGGTTGGGCCCGTCTATGCCACCCCCACGAAGCCGGGCAAACCGGCAGCCGGGCTAGATTACGTTCGCTACGCTGCTGAACATGCCTCGATCCCTTGGTTTGCCATTGGCAGCATCAACCCAGATAACCTGACCGAGGTGATTCAGGCGGGGGCCGAGCGAGTGGCTGTGGTGCGGGCTATCATGCAGGCCGAAAACCCCACCCTGATTTCTCAGTTTTTTGTGGCCCAGCTTAATTACCAGCAGACCCTACGGGCTGCCCGTGTTTCTTGA
- a CDS encoding DUF1565 domain-containing protein: MTAPSLVLTTLLTGLLVTLTGPGQAQTAPPPQNSTQLDSSTVANTPQPNRQYVLIHVSATAGSDATGDGSQMKPLQTISRALQMAEAGTVIVLAPGEYSAASGETFPLQLRPGVTVQGAPGSARNVAVILGGGAYLSSTQGQVNVAVLAVDRSGLGNVMVSNTNPQGYGVWVETGSPILRENLFVGSGQAGVYATGAGLPLIQRNYFTQNGVAGLIIGSPSQAQVQANVFENTNIGIQVAPGAAPRIEENRIVQNQDGLILQTNARPVLENNTIARNRRNGLVDFQAATQAESPSNLANLNQPLSLATTPVATPSFASNAAPQPEVFPPATTPLPTAILGDEPPSPRPALANSQMQAEPELPAADMAPVTVASPETARSASTVAVAPPASPASALETANSEPATGVLPELEEQPLSSVLPEPEPPEVALSAPVLPAELPAQAAVVDLPVPTPTSAPVIVSDPPLSQPALLEADSRPEPAAASLAVPEPALPEPAVTEPATVDVPTPTAPQQSAAAERENITALRARILAQRQPQPASSAAGGPDTPSETEAVDLAVIPSSGATPATEALDTPQSGGNITALRERLLRNRTAAQAGTADNSAEAVAIDVTPPPVEAVAQPDPQNLAALNQTLPLIPTEGSLPASPGPDVPALSAPSGSLPLLQVPSPNIPMGSGGTMPEILASSSFVGSGPPAPPSRAGSLGLNYKVFVPAADEAAQSQVRAIVPDAFRVRMNGQLMMQAGAFTDQATADAIANTLIQQGLDARVQHMP; this comes from the coding sequence ATGACAGCTCCTTCCCTGGTTCTCACCACTCTACTGACAGGGCTTCTCGTCACCCTTACCGGGCCGGGACAAGCTCAGACAGCTCCACCACCCCAAAACTCCACTCAACTAGACAGCAGTACCGTTGCCAACACCCCTCAGCCCAATCGTCAGTATGTGCTGATTCACGTCAGTGCAACGGCTGGCAGTGATGCGACCGGCGACGGCAGCCAAATGAAGCCGCTTCAGACCATTTCGCGAGCGCTGCAGATGGCTGAAGCCGGTACCGTCATTGTGCTGGCTCCAGGAGAGTACAGTGCCGCCAGCGGAGAGACGTTTCCGCTGCAGCTCCGGCCTGGGGTGACGGTGCAGGGTGCGCCCGGATCTGCCCGCAACGTAGCGGTTATCCTGGGTGGCGGCGCTTATCTCAGTTCTACCCAAGGCCAGGTAAACGTTGCCGTTTTGGCCGTTGATCGATCAGGCTTGGGCAATGTCATGGTCAGCAATACTAATCCCCAGGGCTATGGAGTTTGGGTGGAAACGGGTAGCCCAATTCTGCGTGAAAATCTCTTTGTCGGCAGCGGCCAGGCGGGGGTTTATGCTACTGGAGCGGGCCTGCCCCTAATTCAACGAAACTATTTCACTCAAAACGGAGTGGCGGGCCTGATCATTGGCAGTCCCTCCCAGGCACAAGTCCAGGCCAACGTCTTTGAAAACACCAACATTGGCATTCAGGTTGCTCCTGGTGCAGCTCCTCGCATTGAGGAAAACCGGATTGTTCAGAACCAAGACGGGCTAATCCTTCAAACCAATGCCCGACCTGTCTTGGAAAACAACACCATTGCCCGCAACCGCCGCAATGGATTGGTCGATTTCCAAGCCGCTACTCAAGCCGAGTCACCGTCAAACCTGGCAAATCTGAATCAACCCCTCTCTTTAGCGACCACACCTGTAGCGACCCCATCTTTTGCCAGTAATGCAGCCCCTCAGCCAGAGGTCTTTCCCCCCGCCACAACGCCTCTGCCCACTGCCATACTCGGCGATGAACCGCCCTCACCGAGGCCAGCCCTAGCAAATTCCCAGATGCAGGCTGAGCCGGAGCTGCCGGCTGCCGACATGGCCCCCGTTACCGTAGCATCTCCAGAGACCGCTCGGTCAGCCAGTACAGTAGCCGTTGCTCCACCAGCCTCACCAGCCTCGGCTTTAGAAACTGCTAACTCTGAACCTGCTACAGGGGTATTGCCTGAACTAGAGGAGCAGCCTCTCAGCAGTGTATTGCCCGAGCCCGAACCGCCTGAGGTGGCCTTATCGGCACCTGTCTTGCCAGCTGAACTGCCGGCACAGGCTGCAGTAGTTGACCTACCTGTACCTACACCTACCTCTGCACCAGTCATCGTCTCTGATCCACCGCTGTCCCAACCTGCACTGCTAGAAGCTGACTCACGGCCAGAACCTGCTGCAGCTTCACTTGCGGTACCAGAACCTGCTCTACCAGAACCTGCCGTAACCGAGCCAGCCACTGTGGACGTACCGACCCCGACAGCTCCCCAGCAGTCGGCAGCGGCTGAGCGAGAGAACATAACTGCCTTACGGGCTCGAATTTTAGCCCAGCGGCAGCCGCAACCAGCCAGTTCAGCTGCGGGGGGACCGGATACTCCGTCTGAGACAGAGGCTGTTGATCTAGCTGTAATTCCTTCTTCGGGGGCGACCCCGGCTACAGAGGCTCTGGATACGCCACAGTCAGGAGGTAATATTACGGCGCTGCGGGAGCGGTTACTCCGCAACCGAACCGCAGCCCAAGCAGGCACAGCCGACAATTCGGCTGAAGCGGTTGCAATTGATGTCACGCCACCGCCGGTAGAGGCCGTAGCCCAACCTGATCCCCAAAACCTGGCAGCCCTAAATCAGACCCTGCCGCTGATTCCGACAGAGGGTAGCTTACCAGCCTCACCTGGGCCAGATGTGCCCGCCTTGTCGGCTCCCAGCGGGAGTTTGCCGCTACTCCAGGTGCCCAGTCCCAATATTCCTATGGGCAGCGGTGGAACGATGCCGGAAATTTTGGCCAGCAGTAGCTTCGTTGGCAGCGGTCCGCCGGCTCCTCCCTCCCGCGCTGGCAGCCTGGGACTTAACTACAAGGTCTTTGTACCCGCTGCCGACGAAGCTGCTCAGAGCCAGGTGCGGGCTATCGTTCCCGATGCTTTTCGGGTGAGGATGAACGGGCAGCTGATGATGCAGGCCGGAGCCTTTACTGACCAGGCAACGGCAGATGCGATCGCAAACACCCTAATCCAGCAAGGCCTCGATGCTAGAGTTCAGCACATGCCCTAG
- the cysS gene encoding cysteine--tRNA ligase: MSLSLYNKLTRKKEPFEPLEAGSVRIYCCGVTVYDYSHLGHARCYVVWDTVRRYLLWRGYNVQYVQNFTDIDDKILNRAKNEQSSMQAVAERYTQAYLEDMARLNILEADKYTYATQTLDGIQRLISELEHKGYAYPAAGDVYYAVRKFEGYGKLSGRNLDDMQAGAGGRVGSEEVRKHDPFDFALWKGAKPGEPFWESPWGPGRPGWHIECSAMIREHLGTTIDIHLGGSDLVFPHHENEIAQSEAATGQPLSRYWMHNGMVNVDGEKMSKSLGNFTTIRQLLDAPDGPDPMAVRLFLLQAQYRKPVDFTADAIASAQNSWHTLKEGLLFGYQFGKELGWPDVDDPDFGNPAAMRIDRDSPAVQQFQAAMDDDFNTPGGRAVLFDLAKDLRRAGNLIVHEGKADTGSDSLRQQWQTLVCLAQVLGLEAQPEMEEAPVTGLSDTEVAALIDQRNAARKGKDFAEADRLRDELQAHGITLIDKPGGVTEWHR; this comes from the coding sequence ATGAGCCTTTCTCTCTACAACAAGTTGACTCGCAAGAAAGAACCCTTCGAGCCGCTAGAAGCAGGCAGCGTGAGAATATACTGCTGTGGCGTCACAGTTTACGACTACTCCCACCTAGGCCATGCCCGCTGCTATGTGGTTTGGGACACGGTGCGGCGCTATCTGCTGTGGCGCGGCTACAACGTTCAGTACGTCCAGAACTTTACCGATATTGACGACAAAATTCTCAATCGGGCAAAGAATGAGCAGTCTTCTATGCAGGCGGTGGCAGAGCGCTACACTCAGGCCTATTTGGAGGACATGGCGCGGCTCAACATCCTCGAAGCCGATAAATACACTTACGCTACCCAAACTCTTGACGGCATTCAGCGGCTGATTTCGGAGCTGGAGCACAAGGGCTACGCTTACCCGGCGGCGGGAGATGTGTACTACGCAGTTCGCAAGTTTGAAGGCTACGGCAAACTATCAGGCCGCAACCTTGACGATATGCAGGCTGGAGCTGGGGGACGAGTCGGCAGTGAAGAAGTCCGAAAGCACGATCCGTTTGACTTTGCCCTGTGGAAAGGAGCCAAGCCCGGAGAACCTTTTTGGGAGTCTCCCTGGGGACCAGGCCGACCGGGCTGGCACATCGAATGCTCCGCCATGATTCGTGAGCATTTGGGAACTACCATCGACATTCACTTAGGCGGCAGCGATTTAGTCTTTCCCCACCATGAAAATGAGATTGCCCAGTCGGAGGCCGCAACGGGGCAACCCCTGTCTCGCTACTGGATGCACAACGGCATGGTGAATGTTGATGGGGAAAAGATGTCCAAGTCGCTGGGCAACTTCACCACCATCCGCCAGCTTTTGGATGCGCCTGATGGGCCTGATCCGATGGCGGTGCGGCTGTTTTTGCTGCAGGCGCAGTACCGCAAGCCGGTGGACTTTACGGCAGATGCGATCGCATCTGCTCAAAATAGCTGGCACACCCTCAAGGAAGGGTTGCTGTTCGGCTATCAGTTTGGTAAAGAGCTGGGCTGGCCCGATGTAGATGACCCTGACTTCGGCAATCCGGCAGCTATGCGAATTGACCGTGATAGCCCTGCTGTCCAGCAGTTTCAGGCAGCAATGGACGATGACTTCAATACTCCCGGGGGACGGGCAGTACTGTTTGACCTGGCTAAGGATCTGCGCCGCGCGGGCAACCTGATCGTCCACGAAGGCAAAGCCGACACCGGATCAGACAGCTTGCGCCAGCAGTGGCAGACGCTGGTGTGTCTGGCTCAGGTATTGGGCCTAGAGGCTCAGCCTGAGATGGAAGAGGCCCCTGTTACAGGACTCTCGGATACAGAGGTTGCAGCCCTGATCGATCAGCGTAACGCTGCCCGCAAAGGGAAGGACTTTGCCGAGGCCGACCGCCTGCGAGACGAGCTGCAGGCTCACGGCATTACGCTAATCGACAAGCCGGGCGGCGTTACTGAGTGGCACCGCTAG
- a CDS encoding DUF1350 family protein — MLPQFQPLSFSWVALHPQPKGVIQFIGGAFFGTFPTIFYRHLLNELFQAGYTLVALPFRFSFRHWSIALSLLDEQQSLRQLLPAQAQKRGYAADIYSESDSYFWLGHSLGCKYIALLELLSGKNYPAAISEVIDAQTAEWLQHKLAGKEQAICNQPSLLMAPDISDTTTAIPIRSLAHLLDRLRLGVRPTRQQTQQLIDRSQLFRLTGMISFDRDTVAGSIQDTCEAESDVLWLYCHLQTQGLLHHELPGKHLEPVGVRVGGFIVDLNPLDKFLKPLSQWQTGAKVLTFLDELSLRLTPTASDPVIPTVSAPSSIQKAVAVGKMEATINDVASSGVG; from the coding sequence ATGCTGCCTCAATTTCAGCCCCTTTCCTTTAGCTGGGTAGCGCTCCATCCCCAACCCAAAGGCGTCATTCAATTTATTGGTGGAGCCTTTTTTGGCACGTTCCCAACGATTTTTTACCGCCACCTGCTAAATGAGCTTTTTCAGGCAGGCTATACCCTGGTTGCGCTGCCCTTTCGGTTTAGCTTCCGGCACTGGTCTATTGCTTTGAGCCTTTTAGACGAGCAGCAGAGCCTGCGTCAGCTGCTGCCCGCTCAGGCCCAGAAACGAGGATATGCAGCCGACATCTACTCAGAGTCAGACAGCTACTTCTGGTTGGGGCACAGCCTAGGGTGCAAGTACATAGCGCTGCTGGAGTTGCTGAGCGGCAAAAACTACCCAGCCGCCATTAGCGAAGTGATTGATGCCCAAACGGCTGAGTGGCTACAGCATAAGCTGGCCGGTAAAGAGCAGGCAATCTGCAATCAGCCCTCCCTGCTCATGGCCCCTGATATCAGCGACACGACAACCGCGATTCCCATAAGGTCGCTAGCGCATCTGTTGGATCGTCTAAGGCTAGGCGTACGGCCTACGCGGCAGCAAACCCAGCAGCTGATCGACCGCAGCCAGCTATTTCGGCTAACTGGCATGATTTCGTTTGATCGGGATACAGTGGCTGGCAGCATCCAAGACACCTGTGAGGCTGAGAGCGATGTGCTGTGGCTATATTGTCATCTTCAAACCCAAGGGCTGCTGCACCATGAACTTCCGGGCAAGCATCTAGAGCCGGTAGGCGTTCGAGTTGGCGGCTTTATCGTAGATCTCAACCCGCTGGATAAGTTTCTAAAACCGCTGTCTCAATGGCAAACAGGCGCAAAAGTGCTGACATTTCTTGACGAACTGTCCCTGCGGCTTACCCCTACTGCCTCCGATCCCGTGATCCCTACTGTTTCTGCCCCTTCCTCTATCCAAAAGGCCGTGGCAGTCGGCAAAATGGAAGCTACTATAAATGATGTTGCTTCTTCTGGTGTTGGGTGA
- a CDS encoding GTP-binding protein — translation MTSVVTSDPQKRMDDAKHGLPVTIITGFLGSGKTTLLNHILSNQEGLKTAVLVNEFGEIGIDNDLLIATESSDDTMVELSNGCICCTINNDLMDAVFKVLERQDKIDYLVVETTGLADPLPIALTFLGTELRDLTRLDSIVTVVDAENYSVDLFNSQAAYNQIAYGDILLLNKADLVDEADLDLLEVKIRDIKEGARIIRTTKAQVPLPLILSVGLFESDQYFKADKAQGHDHDHDHDHAHEHHDHSSCDHDHGHCEHDHDHEHHHHSNHLEVDGFTSLSFESDRPFAIRKFQYFLDNQLPESIFRAKGILWFDESPKRHVFHLSGKRFSLDDEEWKGSPKNQLVLIGQNLDHEGLRSQIESCLAVPSTSRGKGFGR, via the coding sequence ATGACATCAGTCGTTACCTCTGACCCACAAAAGCGCATGGATGATGCCAAGCACGGATTGCCCGTCACCATCATCACCGGGTTCCTTGGCAGCGGTAAAACGACCCTGCTAAACCACATCCTGAGTAATCAGGAAGGGTTAAAAACCGCTGTGCTGGTTAACGAGTTCGGGGAAATCGGCATCGATAACGACCTGCTGATTGCCACCGAAAGCAGCGACGACACAATGGTAGAGCTGAGCAACGGCTGTATCTGCTGCACCATCAACAACGATCTGATGGATGCTGTCTTCAAAGTGCTGGAGCGGCAGGACAAAATTGACTACCTGGTGGTCGAAACAACCGGACTGGCCGACCCCCTCCCTATCGCCCTCACCTTTTTAGGCACAGAGCTGCGGGACTTGACCCGGCTCGACTCGATTGTTACCGTGGTCGATGCTGAGAACTACAGCGTGGATCTCTTTAACAGTCAGGCTGCCTACAACCAGATCGCTTACGGAGATATCCTCCTGCTCAACAAGGCTGATCTGGTGGACGAGGCCGATCTGGATCTGCTAGAAGTCAAAATCCGCGACATCAAAGAAGGGGCCCGAATTATTCGTACGACGAAGGCTCAAGTGCCCCTGCCGCTTATCCTCAGCGTCGGGCTGTTTGAGTCGGACCAGTATTTCAAGGCTGATAAGGCGCAGGGTCACGATCACGATCATGACCACGACCACGCTCATGAGCATCATGATCACTCAAGCTGCGACCACGACCACGGCCACTGCGAGCACGATCACGACCACGAGCACCATCACCACTCCAACCACCTAGAGGTCGATGGGTTTACCTCGCTGTCCTTCGAAAGCGATCGCCCCTTTGCTATTCGCAAGTTCCAGTATTTTCTAGACAATCAGTTGCCTGAGAGCATCTTCCGGGCTAAGGGCATTCTCTGGTTTGATGAAAGCCCCAAGCGCCACGTCTTTCACCTCAGCGGCAAGCGCTTTTCTCTAGATGACGAGGAATGGAAGGGCAGCCCTAAGAACCAGCTAGTGCTAATTGGGCAGAACTTGGACCACGAGGGGCTGCGATCGCAAATTGAAAGCTGCCTAGCCGTCCCCTCCACCAGCCGGGGCAAAGGCTTTGGCCGATAG
- a CDS encoding diadenosine tetraphosphate hydrolase, with translation MQHPDCLACQTLAGQVTVPGGTIAENEWWLADHCVSAYGVGAVVVKSKQHRENLWDLSSAESASLGPFLQQISQAISEALGAERVYVGLWVDQPPYHVHFVVQPRYPGKAELGLKGLELQVFRSLGKPPSATEMAEAAGKLKQYLQSQQPQT, from the coding sequence ATGCAGCATCCTGACTGTCTGGCCTGTCAAACCCTTGCAGGACAAGTCACAGTGCCCGGTGGCACGATCGCCGAGAATGAGTGGTGGCTGGCAGACCATTGCGTGAGTGCTTATGGTGTAGGCGCTGTAGTGGTTAAGTCCAAACAGCACCGGGAAAATCTGTGGGACTTAAGCTCAGCAGAATCGGCCTCTCTGGGGCCTTTTTTGCAGCAGATTTCTCAGGCCATTTCAGAGGCGCTGGGGGCAGAGCGGGTCTATGTTGGCCTGTGGGTTGATCAGCCGCCTTACCACGTCCACTTTGTGGTACAGCCCCGCTATCCGGGCAAAGCCGAATTAGGCCTCAAAGGACTGGAACTGCAGGTATTTCGGTCCCTCGGCAAACCGCCCAGCGCCACCGAGATGGCTGAAGCTGCCGGTAAGCTCAAACAGTATTTGCAGTCCCAACAGCCACAGACCTAA
- the dtd gene encoding D-aminoacyl-tRNA deacylase: MRVVIQRVRASSVSVEGNLVGQISRGLNLLVGVAPTDTAAELDWMARKCLDLRLFPAEGSDRWEQSVQEIGGELLVISQFTLYGDCRKGRRPSFDQAAPPAQAEVLYNQFVEKLRQSGLRVETGQFGAMMQVHIENDGPVTLLLERSAATDS; encoded by the coding sequence ATGCGTGTCGTCATTCAACGAGTCAGGGCTTCCAGCGTCTCGGTAGAGGGCAACCTGGTCGGCCAAATCAGCCGAGGCCTAAATTTGCTGGTGGGCGTTGCTCCGACCGATACGGCTGCCGAACTAGACTGGATGGCGCGCAAATGCCTGGATCTGAGACTTTTTCCAGCAGAGGGCAGCGATCGCTGGGAGCAATCCGTGCAGGAGATCGGTGGCGAACTCTTAGTCATCAGCCAGTTCACCCTGTATGGAGACTGTCGCAAAGGCCGTCGCCCTTCTTTTGATCAGGCGGCTCCTCCAGCTCAGGCAGAGGTCTTGTATAACCAGTTTGTCGAGAAGCTGCGACAGAGCGGCTTGCGGGTAGAAACAGGCCAATTTGGAGCCATGATGCAGGTTCATATCGAAAACGATGGCCCCGTTACCCTGCTGTTAGAGCGATCAGCGGCAACAGATAGCTAA
- a CDS encoding HAD hydrolase-like protein, which yields MSDSAFEPPQSPRVLVHASEVAPVKATPGVTLFCDFDGPIVDVSDRYYATYRMGLEHIQAVSQKQVPIQVRYLSKVQFWAFKQNRVPDRQIALWSGLEGSQINDFLSYVAQIVNQPTLLHQDRLQPGVRQSLKLLRCHGIRVVLVTLRAPEQVVAFLEQHHLDWAFSGLYGMPQTDAAYANQANHKIQRLRDAIADQHHHDYSTQTSWMIGDTEADIMAGQSAGLPTAALTCGIRSSNYLKAFRPTLLLPDLWSTAQHITNQVALRV from the coding sequence ATGTCTGACTCAGCATTCGAGCCTCCACAGTCACCAAGAGTTTTGGTTCATGCCTCTGAGGTTGCCCCTGTTAAAGCAACTCCAGGAGTGACCCTCTTTTGCGACTTTGATGGTCCTATCGTCGATGTCTCTGATCGCTACTATGCCACCTACCGCATGGGTCTAGAGCACATCCAAGCGGTCAGCCAGAAGCAGGTGCCCATTCAAGTTCGCTACCTCTCCAAAGTTCAATTTTGGGCCTTTAAGCAAAACCGGGTGCCCGATCGGCAAATTGCTCTGTGGTCTGGCCTAGAGGGATCGCAGATTAACGACTTCCTAAGCTATGTAGCCCAGATCGTTAATCAGCCCACGCTGCTGCACCAAGACCGGCTCCAGCCTGGTGTGCGGCAGTCGCTGAAGCTGCTGCGCTGCCACGGCATCCGCGTGGTTCTAGTGACACTGCGGGCACCAGAGCAGGTCGTAGCCTTTCTAGAGCAGCACCATCTGGATTGGGCCTTTAGCGGCCTCTACGGTATGCCTCAAACAGATGCGGCTTATGCTAACCAAGCTAATCATAAAATTCAGCGGCTGCGAGATGCGATCGCAGACCAGCACCACCACGACTACAGCACCCAAACCTCGTGGATGATTGGCGACACCGAAGCCGATATCATGGCTGGCCAGTCTGCCGGTCTACCCACAGCCGCTTTGACCTGTGGTATCCGCAGCAGCAACTACCTTAAGGCTTTTCGCCCTACCCTACTATTGCCCGACCTTTGGAGCACTGCCCAACACATCACTAATCAGGTTGCCTTAAGGGTGTAA
- the mreD gene encoding rod shape-determining protein MreD yields MTSPLKLPSSPVSLRQRRLNVLVTVGSVLLCLVLSPSRIPGMELLGVAPNWMLIWVVAWSVKRTPSQGAIAGLVMGLLQDSITAPHPTHTLSLIVVGVLTARLQKQRYIQEDIISIALIVFGMAVVAETVMALQVSIDRLFSANSLYPSLGEIWQFHQRVALSSAILSSLWAPAVYYPLNRWWERYAPQDLTS; encoded by the coding sequence ATGACTTCTCCACTTAAGCTGCCCTCGTCTCCGGTTTCTCTTCGCCAGCGCCGGCTCAATGTTTTGGTGACGGTGGGGTCTGTTTTACTGTGTCTAGTTTTATCTCCTAGTCGTATTCCAGGGATGGAGCTGTTGGGAGTTGCGCCTAACTGGATGCTGATTTGGGTGGTGGCCTGGAGTGTCAAGCGGACGCCTTCCCAAGGTGCGATCGCAGGTCTAGTGATGGGCCTACTGCAAGATTCCATAACGGCTCCTCACCCGACCCACACGCTCAGCTTAATCGTGGTAGGGGTATTGACGGCTCGCCTGCAAAAGCAGCGATACATTCAAGAAGACATTATTTCGATTGCGCTGATTGTCTTTGGTATGGCGGTGGTGGCTGAGACGGTGATGGCGCTTCAGGTCAGCATCGATCGGCTGTTTTCTGCAAATTCTCTCTACCCGTCTTTGGGAGAAATCTGGCAGTTTCACCAGCGGGTGGCTTTGAGTTCAGCCATTTTGAGCAGTCTTTGGGCACCTGCCGTTTACTACCCACTAAACCGTTGGTGGGAGCGCTACGCACCTCAAGATTTGACCTCTTAG
- the mreC gene encoding rod shape-determining protein MreC yields the protein MFALRRWWNRHALRSGLVFLAVGSAVILRQTNGFVLSEAYHWITRPLQPGISREARLESSYVSELQQRLVELESQNRSLRELVEYEDAQSGVGIPAAVIGRSADHWWQQAILNRGSRDGVKPGYVVTGPGGLVGRIVAVSPSTSRVLLVSDPTSRVGAKVSRSRIMGYVRGQSNNRLVMEFFDKSPDVKAGDVVVTSSYSRLFPRDIPIGRIESLDLTKSPAPEATIQLTSPLPVLEWVVIHPFEASETVDDPLAPNSDSGRNPARP from the coding sequence ATGTTTGCCCTGCGCCGTTGGTGGAATCGACATGCTCTGAGATCGGGGCTAGTTTTTCTGGCTGTTGGTTCTGCTGTTATTCTCCGCCAAACCAATGGTTTTGTGCTGTCTGAAGCCTACCACTGGATAACCCGACCGCTACAGCCAGGCATCAGCCGGGAGGCTCGGCTAGAAAGTAGCTATGTTTCAGAGCTGCAGCAGCGCCTGGTTGAGTTAGAGAGCCAAAATCGCTCACTGCGTGAGCTGGTGGAGTACGAAGATGCTCAATCGGGTGTAGGCATTCCAGCGGCTGTTATTGGTCGCAGCGCAGATCATTGGTGGCAGCAGGCTATTCTCAACCGAGGTAGCCGTGACGGGGTAAAACCTGGCTATGTAGTGACTGGGCCAGGCGGGCTGGTGGGCCGAATTGTGGCGGTTTCTCCCAGCACCAGCCGAGTTTTGCTGGTGAGTGACCCTACTAGTCGAGTGGGGGCAAAAGTCAGCCGCAGCCGGATCATGGGCTATGTACGAGGTCAGTCTAATAATCGGCTGGTCATGGAGTTTTTTGACAAGTCTCCCGATGTGAAGGCAGGAGATGTGGTGGTTACCTCTTCCTACAGCCGCCTGTTTCCACGAGATATTCCCATTGGCCGCATTGAATCTTTAGACCTTACGAAAAGCCCTGCGCCAGAGGCGACGATTCAGCTGACCTCACCCCTGCCGGTTTTGGAGTGGGTGGTCATTCATCCTTTTGAAGCCAGTGAAACGGTTGACGATCCGCTCGCGCCTAACTCAGATAGTGGCAGGAACCCCGCCAGACCATGA